The sequence TCGACAACCTCACCGTCATCGAGATCGGCAAGCCCTACGCTTTTCACCTGGCCCGTCTCAAAGGGGCGGCCCTGCTGCATGCGCACGAGACGAAGGCGGCGCAGTTCGCCCTCTTCGGCAGACGCCTCCTCGGCATTCCCTACATTGTCACCCGCCGGGTCGACCACGCCATCAAAAACAATGCCTTCAACCGGGCCATTTATGCCCATGCCGCGCAGTGCGTCGCCCTTTCCGGAGCCATCAAAACGGAGATACATAAACTCGTTCCCGACACCGACGTCGCGATCATCCCCAGCGCCTGGAGCCGCCTCGCATTCGACGGGGAGAGTGTCAGCAGACTGAAACGCCGGTTTGAGGGGAAATTCGTCGTGGGGCATATCGGCGCGCTCGTCGATGCACACAAGGGCCAGGCCGTGCTCATCGAAGCGGCCCGTCTCCTGGCGCAGACACACCCGGACGTCCAAGTGGTGCTGCTTGGCGGTGGTCAGGACGAAGCACAGCTGAAAGCAGCGGCGGCCGACCTCGCAAACGTCACCTTCGAGGGGTTCGTCAACAACGTCGGCGACTACCTCAAATGCTTCGACCTCTTCGCCTTCCCCTCACGCTATGAAGGACTGGGCTCCATTCTCTTCGACGCCATGCAGTTCGACGTCCCCATCGTCGCCTCGGACGTCGGCGGTATCCCCGACATCATACACCATGAAGAGAACGGGCTGCTCGTTCCACCGGGCGACGCCGATGCGTTGGCTGCCGCCGTTGAACGTCTCTACCTGGATGCCGCACTGCGGGAGCGCCTTGTCGAAGCGGCACGTACTCAGCTTGAGCATTTTTCGCCCGGCGCGATGACCGACAGGTACGAGCAGCTCTACCGTTCCTGCTACAATCAGTAGCCCCTCAGCAGCACAGCAGCTGCTCGACGTTCGCCACGACCTCCGTAACGGGAATCGTATCAATCGGAGCGCCGGCCTCGCCGATCAGGGCAACGGCCCTGTCATGTTTGTGAAACCACTCATCGATCGTCCCTTGCGCCGTGTATGACTCGTCGCTGTAAAGAATGACACTCCGCTTTTTGTAGACCTGTGCAATGTGGGAAGGACCGCAATCGTTCGCGATGACGCACTTTGCGCGTTTCACTTTTTCGACAAGAGGCCGGATCTCCAGATTGTCATAGACCGCAAAACCGCTTTGCTCAATTGCCTGCCGCATCCCTTTTTCTTTGGCGCCCAGCACAAAAGCAATTTTGAGAACGGGGTGGCGTGCAGAGAGCACCCGCGCTGCATCGAGATAGTTTGCAAGCGGCCAGATCTTGTGTTCACCGCCGGCACCGGGCATGATCAGGATCTCATTCCCCTCGCTAAAATGTGTCTCTTCCATCGCCCTGTCGAGCAGACGCAGATAGTTCTGCGCCCGGTAAACGCCTGTCTCATGCGTCCGTGTCCGTGTAAAGAGCTTCGTGCTTATCGGGGAGGCAAATCCTATTTTCGTCTGAACACTCCCGAGGCCGACAAGGGTATTGACGAAACCCGACTGGCGCCGGAGATTAAGGGTGATCTCCGGTGCCAGCGCAAAGTAGCGTGATGCGAGTTCCAATTTGCCCGATTCAAGGATCACCTCATCCGCCAACCCGAGTTCTTTTAACAGGTTGGAGATCTTGTGCTTCGAAACAAGATGGATCTTCCGGCCCGGATAGACCTTTCGTAACGCTTCCAGCAGCGGGATATGGCAGATCTGCGCACCGAAAAAATCCCGGTTCTGCAGAAAAACCACGATATTTTTCGCCCGCGAAACGGATTGACGCTGTTTTCCGTCAGCCGGACGGTACGCCTGTGTTACGCTCTCAGCCGTCGGTGCCGTGAAGAATTTGAAAGGTTCCCGGAAACCGTTCCGGGCGAAAGGGGGGAAGTGCATTGCCTCTGCTCCTGCCCTGCCCATAACGGCGGGACATTTTAGAATAGGCAATACTACAGGAGCAAAGGACATGCTCCCGTCACGAAACGGTTACGCTTCGGTAACGCTCATCACGCCGTATCTTAGGCGTTTTCCGCTTGACCCAGTGTTTTCACCAGGGTGTCGAAATTCTGCTGCAGACGCGCCAGCTGCCGACGGATACGCATGCGCGAGAGCAGACGGACGTTGCGGTAGAGCCAGAACTTCGGCCCGCAGTGCCTTGAGCCGAGACCGTCAACAATGATCAGTTTTCCCCCCTCCGCACTTTGCCGGTAGATGATATTGCTCAGTGCGACATCGGCGAAGAGGATGGAATTCTCCAGCAGATAGGCCCCCAGCGCTTTCAACATCTGACGCCCCTCCTGCTCGGTAACGGCACCCGAACGGAGCGCTTCGTCAAAGGTGACAGGCGCCGTACCGTCCGCATTGGTGATACGGTCGAACATCAATCCTTTCCCCTCGGACGTTTCGATCCATCCGCGGCATTTGGGGAGATGATGGAAAGAGACTTCCCACCACCGCAGGTTCCGGTAGTATACCGCCTCGATACGGTTCTGCTCCCTTCCCTTGACCCCTTTGCGGTTGACCTTGATGACCTTCGACGGGTCTTCGGGGTGGACATAGCACAACCGTTCATTCCCGCTGCCCAGGAGCTGGGCCCGGCTCAGATCAAGCTGCTGCGCGTTGCTTTTTTTTTTGACGCCGACGCTTTCCATGGCCTGCATCAGCGTCTGCGAACAGTGCTCCAGAGGACGGGAGGTATTCAGGTAAAGGTAACGCGCCGACGGTTTTTCCAGGTAGAGGCGGAACATCAGCGTCCGGTAGCGATCGATATCTTCCGCTGAAAGCTCCTCCTTCCGGGCATGGATCACGGAAGCGGGGGCGTCAAGCTGAACGAGCAGCCCCGGCGTCGGCAACAGACCGAGCCACCGCTGCCATCCCTCCCGCAGTCCGCTATCATGGCCTTCGAAACGGCTGTTTTTCAGCAGAAAGTCAAAATAGTACCGGTCGGCGAGCAGGTAGCCTTTCAGCTGTGTCTGCAGCCACAGCAGCGGATAGCGGAGCAGTGCGATCCCCAGTACCACGCCGCCGCAATAGTCGTCGACCTGGTTCTTCTCCGGCTTCATCCCCATCGCTTTTATCGTCCGCAGGCGCATCACGGGCAGGGCCGCTTTGTAGAGCAGCGACTTCCGGAACATCTTTTTGAAGCGGTAATACGAGGTCTTGCCTGTGGCGCCGCATGCCGCTTCAATCAGTGTGGTCTTGCCGACGCCGTCAGGTCCGATGAACGGGATCAGCCTGCGGTTGGTGCGTTTTTTCATCCGGAAACGGTGCCACTCTTCAAAGAAGCGTGCGCGTTTCTCCTCCCAATAGCGTGTTTTATCACCTCGAGCCCGCAGAATGCCCAGCGCCATCAGTTCGCGGTTCGCCTCATGGGCGACGGCCTTGATGCCCTGCGACGGCAATCTCCGGAAGAGTGCCGTGATAACGTCCTCTCCACGCGCTTCCGCTTCCTGCAGATAATAGGCAACGCGCCGCGCCACCTCTTCCGCATCGAGGCGCTTGTTTTTGGTGTAGAGGTGCGAAAGGTAGTAGAGGGCTTCTATGGGAAAAGGAAGTGTCATTCTTCCCGCTTCCACTGCACCGAGCATATGTGCGAGATCCTCCCAGAATATCCGCTTGAGCGATGCGCCTTCGGGGTCATGGACCTGCAGGTGGTTCCAGATCTCCAGCGTAATGAACGCGGGCGATTCCGTATCGTAAAGAAGCAGTTTCAGTTTCCCGCTCTTCGTCTGGTCAATACCGAACGCGATAGTGGCTTCGCTCGCCATCTCAAACAGCAGTGTCAGGAAAGCTTTGCGCTGCTCCTGCGGAAGAATAAAGTCATAATCACCGTGAAATGCGTACTCCTCGCTGATGGGACGGTGACGCAGCTGGACCAGCGTCAGCCCCTGGCGTCTCACCTCATCCAGCACTTCCCGGAACAGTTGCAAGGTACTATTTTCACTCACAGCACTCACCTACTGCCAGCCGGTCCATATCAGCTTTAAACACCAATCTGGAAGTATTCGAAGCCGAGGCGCGCCATGCGCTCTTTGTCGAACTGGTTGCGGCCGTCGAAGAAGACGGGGCTTTTGAGGCGCTTGTCGATCTCGTCGAAGTCGGGGCTGCGGAACTCCTGCCACTCCGTGACGAGGATCAGCGCGTCCGCGTCTGTAAGGGCGTCGTATTTGCTGTCGACGTATTCGACGCTTTCATTGCCCTTGAGGTAGTGGCTCTCCGCCTCGTGGCGGGCTTTGGGATCGTACGCTTTGATCTTTGCGCCGCGTGTTGTCAGGGCATTGATGATCGTGATGGCGGAGGCTTCGCGCATGTCGTCCGTCTCCGGTTTGAACGCCAGGCCCCAGATGCCGAAGGTGAGGCCCGAGAGATCTTCGCCGAAACGCTTGATCACCTTGTTCGCAATGACCATTTTCTGGTCATAGTTCACGGCCTCGACGGCGTCGAGGATGCGCGGGGTATAGCCGAAATCCTTGGCCGTTTTGGCGAGTGCCTGGACATCCTTGGGGAAACAGCTGCCGCCGTAGCCGCAGCCCGGGTAGATGAAGCTGTAGCCGATGCGGCCGTCGCTCCCGATACCGTGGCGCACCTTGTTGACGTCCGCGCCGACGCGTTCGCAGATGTTGGCCATCTCGTTCATGAAGCTGATCTTCGTCGCGAGCATCGCGTTCGCGGCGTACTTGGTCATCTCGGCGCTTTTGATATCCATCCCGATGAAGCGGTCGCTCTTCTTCATGAACGGCGCATAGAGGTCATGCATCACCTGCATCGCCTGCTCGCTCTCGGCGCCGATGACGACGCGGTCAGGGTGCATGAAGTCCTCGATGGCCGCCCCCTCTTTGAGGAACTCCGGGTTGGAGACAACGTCAAAATCGATGTCGGCGCCACGTTTATCCAGCTCCGCCTGGATCGCGGCTTTGACCTTCTCCGCCGTCCCGACGGGCACCGTTGACTTGTCGACGACGACCATGTAGTGCTGCATATGCTCGCCGATGCTCTTGGCGACGGCCAGGACGTACTGCAGGTCCGCGCTGCCGTCTTCTCCCATCGGGGTACCGACGGCGATAAAGGCGACATCCGTCGAGGCGATCGCCGCTCTGATATCGGTCGTGAACGTCAGCGTCCCCTTCTCATGGTTCTCCAGTACCATCGTCTCCAGACCCGGTTCGTAGATCGGAATGATCCCCTCGCGCAGTTTCGCGATCTTCGCCTCATCGATATCCACACAGGTGACGCTGTTGCCCATCTGTGCAAAACAGGTCCCGCTGACCAGTCCGACGTAGCCCGTTCCGATGACGGAGATTTTCATGAGTGTCCTTGCTGCTGTTTTAATGGGGGATATTTTATCTCATCCCCGGTTAGAAGCCCATTGAGGCGATTACTCCGCGGTTACGAAGGCAGGGCAATACACGATATAATGCCGGCATGAAACCGCCGTACGCCTGGGATTTCCACTCCGACCAGCCCTATCAGCTCAAAGACCGTGCCCTCAAACGCCGCCTGCGCAAAGCGCAGCGCGCTTCCCTTGTCAAAACGGCGCTCTCCGGCCTGCTCTGGCTGCCGCTGGCGCTGCTGGCCATGCCTTTCCTGCGCCGCCGCCCGGTCGAAGCCTCCCGTTTTACGGGCCTTATCATCGACCCCCTCCGTGAGCCCGAAGCCACACTCGGTGCCGTCACCGAGCTTGATGTCAACGAGCTGCTGATCCGGGTGAAACTCTGGGAACCCGACGCGCTGGAAAAGATCACGGCCTTTGCCCGGAACCTCGAAGGAAGACGGCTGCTCTTCGTGCTGATGCAGGACCGCGAACACATTGAGGATGCAGCACTCCGCCGCCGGTCGCTCGAGCGCACCTTTGCCGCCCTTGCCCCCTTCGGCGACCGCTTCCAGATCGGCACGACCATCAACCGTGCGAAATGGGGATTCGCGAGCGTCAACGAATACCTGGAGTTCTTCAAAACGGCGCAGCAGCTCCGCGACGAGCGTTACCCGGAGCTGAAACTCATCGGCCCCGGTGTCATCGATTTTGAATACCACTTCGCCGCCCACGCCTTTTTCAACCTCCGCGGCATCCGCTTCGACGCCGTAGCCGCCCTCCTTTACGTCGACCGCCGCGGGGCCCCGGAAAACACCCAGACGGGGTGCGACCTCCCCTGCAAGATCAATTTCCTCTCCTCACTGGTAATGCTCTCGCCCCGGGCGAAATACCCCCTCTACCTCACCGAGACGAACTGGCCGCTGAGCGGAACGGCCCCCTACGCGCCCACCAGCGAAAAGGAGTGCGTCGACGGGGAGACCTACGCCTCGTACATGGTGCGGTACTACCTGCTCGCCCTGGCGACACAGCAGGTCGCCACCGTCTACTGGCACCAGCTTGCCGCCCCGGGCTACGGTCTTGTCGATACCCGGGAGGGGTGGCATAAACGCCCCGGGTTTAAGGCATTCAAGACCATGGCGTCTCTGTTGAAAGAGGCGCGGCATATCGCCCTGCAGCAGCGCCGTGACCGCTTCGAGATGCTGCTGCAGCGCCCCGAGGGCCTGCTGCGGATCTTCTGGACGAACGGGACCGAGTATACCCAGCACTTTGCCGAGCCCCGCCACTTTATCGGCCGTGACGGCAATACCTTTACGACGGATGCCCTGACCGTCTCCGGCAGCCCGGTCTATCTGATTGAAAAGGACGAAGCGTGAAGCTGCTGATCATCCTGCCCAACTGGCTCGGCGACGCGGTGATGGCTACGGCCGCCATCGAATCGCTCTGCGAATGCTACCCCCGGGCGCGACTGACCCTCGTCGGCTCCTTCGTCTCCGTCGAAGCCCTCAAACACCACCCGATGTGTGTCAATGCCTATGTCGACGAAACGAAAAAAGGCGGAAACCGCCTCGCTAACACCTACCGCTTTGCCAAAATGATCGGCCGCCATGACGCCGCGGTCAGTTTCCGCAACCAGCTGCACGCCTCGCTGCTGCTGCGCTGGACGGGGACCCCCAAAACCGTCGCCCGCAAGAGCTGGCATGCACAGCTGCTGCTCAGCGACGCGGTTGCCCTCTCCCGCGGTGAGCATCTGACAGCGCAGTACCAGCGGCTGGCCGACCGCCTCTGCGGCGGCGAAACCGCACCGGGACCGCTGCGCCTTTTCATAACACCGAAAACCTTTGACAGACCGACGCTCGGCATCAACCCGGGAGCGACCTACGGTTCGGCCAAGCGGTGGTACCCCGAAAAGTTCGCCGCCGTCGCCGCCCATTTTTCCGACCGCTACGACATCGTTATCTTCGGGGGTCCCGGTGAAATGGCCATGGCGGAAGCGATTGAAAAGGATCTGCAGGCACGGGGGGTTGAGAACTACCGCAACCTCGCGGGAAAAACGACCATTCCCGAACTCTGCGCCGCTATCGGGGGGCTGTCGCTCTTCGTCACCAACGACAGCGGCCCCATGCACGTCGCGGCGGCCTACCGCGTGCCCACCGTCGCGATCTTCGGGCCGACGCGTCACAAAGAGACCTGCCAGTGGGGCAATCCCAAAAGCGCCATCGTCCGCCACGACATGGCGTGCGCCCCCTGCATGAAACGCGAATGTCCCCTTAAACACCATGAATGTATGAAATCGATCGAAGCTTATGAAGTGATTGAAGCGGCGGAGCAGCTCATCGTCTGAGCCCGCCGGTGGCGGAAAGGTTTAGAAGCGGAACTTGACCCCGGCGAACCAGGCCTCGTTGAAGGTGAAATCCCCCCCGGGAAGGTCGAAGTCCGTATCGATCTTGCGATACCCCGCCGTCACCGCGGCGCGTTCGATGATCCGGATATCGAGCGACAGGTCATACTCCAGGTAGTTCTTCGCATCCTGCCAGGCAAGCACCTGCGGCGCGTAGTAAAGATCGGCGCCGACGACAAAGGGAATCGCCAGGTTCAGCGGCAGCGTATAACGTGCAAAGAGTCCGAGCGGCATGGCGTAATAGTCATACCCTTCAATAGAGGTGTAAACGAGTTTTGCCCCGAGCCCGAGCTTGAGCGCGCGGTTGGCATCCAGGTGCTCCCCGACGGCAAAGTGCAGGTCGACAAGATCGTGATCCTTGTCGCGGAGTTCGTCGCTGTGATGGTAGGAGCCGTGCAGATAGCGTGCACCGACAAAGACGGTGTCCGGATCGACGGCATCGTTGAACTGCCCCATATCAAGATCGAGTTTCAGATTGAGATCGTAGTTGTTCAGGTTCAGTTCCGCTTCGTGCATCGCGAACAGCGAGCAGCCCAGTGCCAACGTGGCGACCAAAGTTTTCAGCATGTTGTTCCCTCCTGGATTTTGGCTATGGTCTTCGTCGTACTTTTGCCTTCGACGAAATCGACGAGTTTGAGCTCACCTGCAAATTCGGTTCCGACGACGGCTTTGCCTTCGTAATCCCCCCCTTTGACAAGGACGTCGGGGCGGAGCATCTTGATCAGCTCGTAGGGCGTATCGTCACCGAACTTGACGACATAGTCCACCGACTCAAGCGCGGCGAGGATATAGGCGCGGTCATTTTCGCTGTTGACCGGGCGCGACGGCCCTTTGAGCGCACGGACGGAAGCGTCGGAATTGAGCCCGACGATCAGGACGTCGCCGAAGCTCTTGGCCACCTGCAGGTACTTGACGTGGCCGACGTGCAGGATGTCGAAACAGCCGTTGGTGAAGACGATGCGTTTGCCCCCCGCACGGCAGCGGTTGACGATCCGGTCGATCTCTTCGAAGCTCTTGATGTGCGCATCGGAGCTGCTCTGGTGCAGCATCGCCTCGTACTCTTCGATCTCGTCCAGGGTCACCGTCGCCGAACCGATCTTGCCGACGACGACGCCGGCGGCAAGGTTCGCGAAGCGGGCCGCGTCGTCGATGCTGAGGCCCGAACTGAGGCCGAACGCGATGGAGGCGATCACGGTATCGCCCGCCCCCGTCACGTCGTAGACCTCCTGCGCCACGGTCGGGAAACGCTTGAGCTTCTCGTCGAAGATCGCGATCCCGTCCTCGGAGAGGGTGATCATGGAGCGGTCGAGGTCACATTCGTTCTTGAGCCACAGCAGCGCGGCCTGAAGGCTTTCACTGTCCGTGATCTCGA is a genomic window of Sulfurimonas sp. HSL1-2 containing:
- the waaF gene encoding lipopolysaccharide heptosyltransferase II, whose product is MKLLIILPNWLGDAVMATAAIESLCECYPRARLTLVGSFVSVEALKHHPMCVNAYVDETKKGGNRLANTYRFAKMIGRHDAAVSFRNQLHASLLLRWTGTPKTVARKSWHAQLLLSDAVALSRGEHLTAQYQRLADRLCGGETAPGPLRLFITPKTFDRPTLGINPGATYGSAKRWYPEKFAAVAAHFSDRYDIVIFGGPGEMAMAEAIEKDLQARGVENYRNLAGKTTIPELCAAIGGLSLFVTNDSGPMHVAAAYRVPTVAIFGPTRHKETCQWGNPKSAIVRHDMACAPCMKRECPLKHHECMKSIEAYEVIEAAEQLIV
- the rfaE1 gene encoding D-glycero-beta-D-manno-heptose-7-phosphate kinase; translation: MIPILRNSRPNILVIGDLMIDHYLWGRAERISPEAPVQVVDVANETTVLGGAGNVINNLIALGASVSVASAIGDDANGKELTLMLKSIGVKTEGLVTQAGRKTSKKSRVIAANQQILRYDKESKDAITEGSEAKILAAVEKDLFLYDIIILSDYGKGVLTPALAQGIISRARRGGKKVLVDPKGRDYSKYRGAHLLTPNKKEAIEATGIEITDSESLQAALLWLKNECDLDRSMITLSEDGIAIFDEKLKRFPTVAQEVYDVTGAGDTVIASIAFGLSSGLSIDDAARFANLAAGVVVGKIGSATVTLDEIEEYEAMLHQSSSDAHIKSFEEIDRIVNRCRAGGKRIVFTNGCFDILHVGHVKYLQVAKSFGDVLIVGLNSDASVRALKGPSRPVNSENDRAYILAALESVDYVVKFGDDTPYELIKMLRPDVLVKGGDYEGKAVVGTEFAGELKLVDFVEGKSTTKTIAKIQEGTTC
- a CDS encoding YfaZ family outer membrane protein, giving the protein MLKTLVATLALGCSLFAMHEAELNLNNYDLNLKLDLDMGQFNDAVDPDTVFVGARYLHGSYHHSDELRDKDHDLVDLHFAVGEHLDANRALKLGLGAKLVYTSIEGYDYYAMPLGLFARYTLPLNLAIPFVVGADLYYAPQVLAWQDAKNYLEYDLSLDIRIIERAAVTAGYRKIDTDFDLPGGDFTFNEAWFAGVKFRF
- a CDS encoding glycosyltransferase family 4 protein; protein product: MEHPGALIAHANFAKGFRGGERQTQLLIETLAARGYRQRLLVRKGSDLGRRCRGIDNLTVIEIGKPYAFHLARLKGAALLHAHETKAAQFALFGRRLLGIPYIVTRRVDHAIKNNAFNRAIYAHAAQCVALSGAIKTEIHKLVPDTDVAIIPSAWSRLAFDGESVSRLKRRFEGKFVVGHIGALVDAHKGQAVLIEAARLLAQTHPDVQVVLLGGGQDEAQLKAAAADLANVTFEGFVNNVGDYLKCFDLFAFPSRYEGLGSILFDAMQFDVPIVASDVGGIPDIIHHEENGLLVPPGDADALAAAVERLYLDAALRERLVEAARTQLEHFSPGAMTDRYEQLYRSCYNQ
- a CDS encoding glycosyl hydrolase yields the protein MKPPYAWDFHSDQPYQLKDRALKRRLRKAQRASLVKTALSGLLWLPLALLAMPFLRRRPVEASRFTGLIIDPLREPEATLGAVTELDVNELLIRVKLWEPDALEKITAFARNLEGRRLLFVLMQDREHIEDAALRRRSLERTFAALAPFGDRFQIGTTINRAKWGFASVNEYLEFFKTAQQLRDERYPELKLIGPGVIDFEYHFAAHAFFNLRGIRFDAVAALLYVDRRGAPENTQTGCDLPCKINFLSSLVMLSPRAKYPLYLTETNWPLSGTAPYAPTSEKECVDGETYASYMVRYYLLALATQQVATVYWHQLAAPGYGLVDTREGWHKRPGFKAFKTMASLLKEARHIALQQRRDRFEMLLQRPEGLLRIFWTNGTEYTQHFAEPRHFIGRDGNTFTTDALTVSGSPVYLIEKDEA
- a CDS encoding UDP-glucose/GDP-mannose dehydrogenase family protein; translated protein: MKISVIGTGYVGLVSGTCFAQMGNSVTCVDIDEAKIAKLREGIIPIYEPGLETMVLENHEKGTLTFTTDIRAAIASTDVAFIAVGTPMGEDGSADLQYVLAVAKSIGEHMQHYMVVVDKSTVPVGTAEKVKAAIQAELDKRGADIDFDVVSNPEFLKEGAAIEDFMHPDRVVIGAESEQAMQVMHDLYAPFMKKSDRFIGMDIKSAEMTKYAANAMLATKISFMNEMANICERVGADVNKVRHGIGSDGRIGYSFIYPGCGYGGSCFPKDVQALAKTAKDFGYTPRILDAVEAVNYDQKMVIANKVIKRFGEDLSGLTFGIWGLAFKPETDDMREASAITIINALTTRGAKIKAYDPKARHEAESHYLKGNESVEYVDSKYDALTDADALILVTEWQEFRSPDFDEIDKRLKSPVFFDGRNQFDKERMARLGFEYFQIGV
- a CDS encoding YrbL family protein, with translation MQLFREVLDEVRRQGLTLVQLRHRPISEEYAFHGDYDFILPQEQRKAFLTLLFEMASEATIAFGIDQTKSGKLKLLLYDTESPAFITLEIWNHLQVHDPEGASLKRIFWEDLAHMLGAVEAGRMTLPFPIEALYYLSHLYTKNKRLDAEEVARRVAYYLQEAEARGEDVITALFRRLPSQGIKAVAHEANRELMALGILRARGDKTRYWEEKRARFFEEWHRFRMKKRTNRRLIPFIGPDGVGKTTLIEAACGATGKTSYYRFKKMFRKSLLYKAALPVMRLRTIKAMGMKPEKNQVDDYCGGVVLGIALLRYPLLWLQTQLKGYLLADRYYFDFLLKNSRFEGHDSGLREGWQRWLGLLPTPGLLVQLDAPASVIHARKEELSAEDIDRYRTLMFRLYLEKPSARYLYLNTSRPLEHCSQTLMQAMESVGVKKKSNAQQLDLSRAQLLGSGNERLCYVHPEDPSKVIKVNRKGVKGREQNRIEAVYYRNLRWWEVSFHHLPKCRGWIETSEGKGLMFDRITNADGTAPVTFDEALRSGAVTEQEGRQMLKALGAYLLENSILFADVALSNIIYRQSAEGGKLIIVDGLGSRHCGPKFWLYRNVRLLSRMRIRRQLARLQQNFDTLVKTLGQAENA
- a CDS encoding glycosyltransferase family 9 protein, which translates into the protein MHFPPFARNGFREPFKFFTAPTAESVTQAYRPADGKQRQSVSRAKNIVVFLQNRDFFGAQICHIPLLEALRKVYPGRKIHLVSKHKISNLLKELGLADEVILESGKLELASRYFALAPEITLNLRRQSGFVNTLVGLGSVQTKIGFASPISTKLFTRTRTHETGVYRAQNYLRLLDRAMEETHFSEGNEILIMPGAGGEHKIWPLANYLDAARVLSARHPVLKIAFVLGAKEKGMRQAIEQSGFAVYDNLEIRPLVEKVKRAKCVIANDCGPSHIAQVYKKRSVILYSDESYTAQGTIDEWFHKHDRAVALIGEAGAPIDTIPVTEVVANVEQLLCC